The following coding sequences are from one Streptomyces venezuelae window:
- a CDS encoding carbohydrate ABC transporter permease — MAMSLSDPARRRLRTLGFLSPWLVGFSVFFAYPLIATVYFSFMHYNQIKEPTFVGLRNWTYVFEQMPLFGPALRNTLWLVVIMVAVRVVFGLSLGLLITKIKTGAGFFRTAFYIPYLAPPVAATVAFVFLLNPGSGPVNEILGSIGISGPNWFNDPDTAKPSLVLLSLWGIGDLMVIFMAALLDVPKEQYEAAELDGAGPWAKFRYVTWPSITPIVMFAVVTGVVQTMQYYTQALVAGKVASGVNIGPGSVIQPGYPDHSTLTVPQLVYQMGFQNFNTGAACVLSLVLFAIAMAVTMLLMRKRSGLLAAED; from the coding sequence ATGGCAATGTCCCTGTCCGACCCGGCACGCCGCCGCCTGCGCACGCTCGGGTTCCTCTCCCCCTGGCTGGTCGGCTTCAGCGTCTTCTTCGCGTACCCGCTGATCGCCACCGTCTACTTCTCCTTCATGCACTACAACCAGATCAAGGAGCCCACCTTCGTGGGCCTCAGGAACTGGACGTACGTGTTCGAGCAGATGCCCTTGTTCGGGCCCGCCCTGCGGAACACCCTCTGGCTCGTCGTGATCATGGTGGCCGTGCGGGTGGTCTTCGGGCTCTCGCTCGGGCTGCTGATCACGAAGATCAAGACGGGGGCGGGGTTCTTCCGCACCGCCTTCTACATCCCGTACCTCGCGCCGCCGGTGGCCGCCACCGTCGCCTTCGTCTTCCTGCTCAACCCGGGCTCGGGGCCGGTCAACGAGATCCTCGGCTCCATAGGCATCTCCGGGCCCAACTGGTTCAACGATCCGGACACCGCCAAGCCCTCGCTCGTACTGCTCTCCCTGTGGGGCATCGGCGACCTGATGGTGATCTTCATGGCCGCACTGCTCGACGTACCGAAGGAGCAGTACGAGGCCGCCGAACTGGACGGCGCGGGGCCGTGGGCGAAGTTCCGCTACGTGACGTGGCCGTCGATCACGCCGATCGTGATGTTCGCGGTGGTCACGGGCGTCGTGCAGACCATGCAGTACTACACACAGGCCCTGGTCGCGGGGAAGGTCGCGTCCGGCGTCAACATCGGGCCCGGGTCCGTCATCCAGCCGGGATACCCCGACCACTCGACCCTCACGGTGCCCCAGCTCGTCTACCAAATGGGCTTCCAGAACTTCAACACCGGTGCCGCGTGCGTGCTTTCGCTCGTGCTCTTCGCCATCGCCATGGCCGTGACGATGCTCCTGATGCGCAAGCGCTCCGGGCTGCTCGCGGCCGAGGACTGA
- a CDS encoding carbohydrate ABC transporter permease, translated as MTSTALSAPASASTPERTSPNRGPAAARARRKRILHWIAVHSVAIAVALLFLLPFVFVFLTSVMSDSQAMSGDLWPDSWHWSNYKAVFETPGFLDWWRNSLMYAGLGTLFTVCSAIPVAYALAKFRFRGRRTAMLLVISTMMLPPQVIVIPMYLVWAQQFHLSGTLWPLIIPMAFGDAYSIFLLRQFLLTIPKEYIESAKVDGCGEFRTMVKIVVPMAKPGIAAIALFQFFYCWNDYFGPQIYAAQNPGAWTLSYGLESFKSAHAVNWNMTMAATLLVMAPVIIVFFFAQKAFVEGVTLTGVKG; from the coding sequence ATGACTTCCACTGCTCTCAGCGCGCCCGCGTCGGCGTCGACACCCGAACGGACCTCCCCGAACCGGGGACCCGCCGCCGCCCGAGCCCGCCGCAAGCGGATCCTGCACTGGATCGCCGTGCACAGCGTCGCGATAGCCGTCGCGCTGCTGTTCCTGCTGCCGTTCGTCTTCGTCTTCCTGACGTCGGTGATGAGCGACTCGCAGGCCATGAGCGGCGACCTGTGGCCCGACTCCTGGCACTGGTCGAACTACAAGGCCGTGTTCGAGACGCCGGGCTTCCTCGACTGGTGGCGCAACTCGCTCATGTACGCGGGGCTCGGCACCCTCTTCACGGTCTGCTCGGCGATCCCCGTGGCGTACGCGCTCGCCAAGTTCCGCTTCCGCGGACGCCGCACCGCGATGCTGCTCGTCATCTCGACGATGATGCTGCCGCCGCAGGTGATCGTGATCCCCATGTACCTGGTGTGGGCCCAGCAGTTTCATCTGTCGGGGACCCTGTGGCCGCTGATCATTCCCATGGCGTTCGGTGACGCGTACTCGATCTTCCTCCTTCGGCAGTTCCTGCTGACCATCCCCAAGGAGTACATCGAGTCGGCGAAGGTCGACGGGTGCGGGGAGTTCCGCACCATGGTGAAGATCGTGGTGCCGATGGCCAAGCCCGGCATCGCCGCCATCGCGCTCTTCCAGTTCTTCTACTGCTGGAACGACTACTTCGGACCTCAGATCTACGCCGCACAGAACCCCGGCGCCTGGACGCTCAGCTACGGCCTCGAGTCGTTCAAGAGCGCCCATGCCGTCAACTGGAACATGACCATGGCCGCGACGCTGCTCGTCATGGCCCCCGTCATCATCGTCTTCTTCTTCGCACAGAAGGCCTTCGTCGAAGGCGTCACCCTCACCGGAGTAAAGGGCTGA
- a CDS encoding 6-phospho-beta-glucosidase yields MKLAVVGGGSTYTPELIDGFARLRDTLPIGELVLVDPAADRLELVGGLARRIFAKQGHPGRIVTTSDVDAGVADADAVLLQLRVGGQAARNQDETWPLECGCVGQETTGAGGLAKALRTVPVVLDIAERVRRANPDAWIIDFTNPVGIVTRALLQAGHKAVGLCNVAIGFQRKFAKLLDVAPGEVHLDHVGLNHLTWETGVRLGGPQGDDILPKLLAEHGDAVAEDLRMPRAIVDRLGVVPSYYLRYYYQHDAVVEELRTKPSRAAEVAEMEKQLLEMYGDPALDEKPELLAKRGGAFYSEAAVDLAASLLGNGGSPYQVVNTVNNGTLPFLPDDAVIEVQAAVDGSGAKPLPVPRLDPLYAGLIANVTGYEDLALRAAVHGGRERVFKALLAHPLIGQYAYAEQLTDSLIAHNREHLAWA; encoded by the coding sequence ATGAAGCTCGCAGTGGTCGGCGGAGGGTCGACCTACACACCCGAACTCATCGACGGATTCGCGCGGTTGAGGGACACCCTGCCGATCGGGGAACTCGTCCTCGTCGACCCGGCGGCCGACCGCCTGGAGCTGGTGGGCGGCCTCGCGCGGCGCATCTTCGCCAAGCAGGGCCACCCGGGCCGCATCGTCACCACGTCCGACGTGGACGCGGGCGTCGCGGACGCCGACGCGGTGCTGCTCCAACTGCGCGTCGGCGGGCAGGCCGCCCGCAACCAGGACGAGACATGGCCCCTGGAGTGCGGATGCGTCGGCCAGGAGACCACCGGCGCCGGCGGCCTCGCGAAGGCGCTGCGCACCGTCCCCGTCGTCCTCGACATCGCCGAGCGCGTCCGCCGCGCCAACCCGGACGCCTGGATCATCGACTTCACCAACCCCGTCGGCATCGTCACGCGGGCACTGCTGCAGGCCGGGCACAAGGCCGTCGGCCTGTGCAACGTCGCCATCGGCTTCCAGCGGAAGTTCGCGAAGCTCCTCGACGTCGCCCCCGGCGAGGTGCACCTGGACCACGTGGGCCTCAACCACCTGACGTGGGAGACGGGCGTACGCCTCGGGGGTCCGCAGGGCGACGACATCCTGCCGAAGCTGCTCGCCGAGCACGGGGACGCGGTCGCCGAGGACCTGCGCATGCCGCGCGCGATTGTCGACCGGCTCGGCGTCGTCCCCTCGTACTACCTGCGCTACTACTACCAGCACGACGCCGTCGTCGAGGAGCTGCGGACCAAGCCGTCGCGCGCCGCCGAGGTCGCCGAGATGGAGAAGCAGCTCCTGGAGATGTACGGCGACCCGGCGCTCGACGAGAAGCCGGAACTGCTCGCCAAGCGCGGCGGCGCCTTCTACTCGGAAGCCGCCGTCGACCTCGCGGCCTCGCTGCTCGGCAACGGCGGCAGCCCCTACCAGGTGGTGAACACCGTCAACAACGGCACGCTGCCGTTCCTGCCCGACGACGCGGTCATCGAGGTGCAGGCCGCGGTGGACGGCTCGGGGGCGAAGCCACTGCCCGTGCCGAGGCTCGACCCGCTGTACGCCGGGCTCATCGCGAACGTCACCGGCTACGAGGACCTGGCACTGCGGGCGGCCGTGCACGGCGGCCGCGAGCGGGTCTTCAAGGCGCTGCTCGCCCACCCGCTGATCGGGCAGTACGCGTACGCGGAGCAGCTCACCGACAGCCTGATCGCGCACAACCGGGAGCACCTGGCGTGGGCGTAG